In the genome of Populus alba chromosome 11, ASM523922v2, whole genome shotgun sequence, one region contains:
- the LOC118029430 gene encoding photosystem I reaction center subunit V, chloroplastic, whose product MATSSLLPTPTIQKHHHNLTPSNISFQGLRPLTKAKTASLSKITLTAPKRSLAVKAELNPSLVISLSTGVSLFLGRFVFFNFQRENVAKQVPEQNGLTHFEAGDERAKEYVSLLKSNDPVGFNIVDVLAWGSIGHIVAYYILATASNGYDWDPSFPCCF is encoded by the coding sequence ATGGCAACCTCTAGCTTGCTTCCCACACCCACCATCCAAAAACACCACCACAACCTCACCCCGTCCAACATCTCATTCCAAGGTCTTAGACCCCTCACCAAGGCCAAAACCGCCTCCCTCTCCAAGATCACCCTCACTGCACCAAAAAGAAGCTTAGCTGTGAAAGCAGAGCTTAACCCATCATTGGTCATAAGCTTGAGCACAGGGGTATCACTCTTTTTGGGAAGGTTTGTGTTCTTTAACTTCCAAAGGGAGAACGTGGCAAAACAAGTGCCTGAGCAGAATGGTTTGACTCACTTTGAGGCAGGAGATGAGCGTGCCAAGGAATATGTTAGCCTCCTGAAATCAAATGATCCAGTTGGTTTCAACATTGTTGATGTTCTTGCTTGGGGATCCATTGGCCATATTGTTGCCTACTACATCTTGGCCACAGCCAGCAATGGCTATGACTGGGACCCCAGCTTCCCATGTTGCTTTTAG